Proteins co-encoded in one Aquincola tertiaricarbonis genomic window:
- the kefC gene encoding glutathione-regulated potassium-efflux system protein KefC, translating to MEHGSTWLDTSLIYLAAAVIAVPLARAIGLGSIVGYLAAGIVIGPFGIGLVSDPQDMLHFAEFGVVLMLFLVGLELEPRRLWAMRRPIFGWGSVQTLGSAALMLGVALALGVDWRLGLVAGLGLALSSTAIGLGVLNERNLMATGAGRSVLSVALLQDIAAIPILALIPLLAFGGADGPHGHGWAEGAKVIGVIVAIILGGRLLLRPALRWIAGSRTPEIFTAAALLLVVAIAALMQAVGLSMALGAFLAGVLLAESEYRRELETDIEPFKGLLLGLFFIAVGMSIDFHVVLASPGLIVALVFGFLLLKVAVLVGMGRGMGIPLAERPVFVILLAQGGEFGFVVFQTAQQAGVITAPQSSLLAAVVALSMLMSPLLLVLSDRWLVPRLARQTPRKPNDPASELKEPQTAPVIIAGFGRYGQIVGRLLFANGIPSTVLDHDADAIDTVRRFGIPAFYGDATRLDLLRTAGAAEARLIVIALDDVDQSLKLVDLVKQHFPALTIVARARNVTHYYGLRDRGVEHIERETFDAALMTGRSALEVLGWQPHAARNRAMVFRRHNLALLERMAPHFRDEAKLIAITKQGRQQLAELWAREREQAAQGRGQVDWYAQREDEGAAPAPEDPAPPR from the coding sequence ATGGAACACGGCAGCACCTGGCTCGACACGAGCCTCATCTACCTGGCGGCCGCGGTCATCGCGGTGCCCCTGGCCCGCGCGATCGGGCTGGGCTCCATCGTCGGCTACCTGGCGGCCGGCATCGTCATCGGGCCCTTCGGCATCGGCCTGGTGAGCGACCCGCAGGACATGCTGCACTTCGCGGAATTCGGCGTCGTGCTCATGCTGTTCCTGGTGGGGCTGGAGCTGGAGCCGCGCCGGCTGTGGGCCATGCGCCGGCCCATCTTCGGCTGGGGCAGCGTGCAGACGCTGGGCTCGGCCGCGCTGATGCTGGGCGTGGCCCTGGCCCTGGGCGTGGACTGGCGGCTGGGCCTGGTGGCCGGCCTGGGGCTGGCGCTGTCGTCCACCGCCATCGGCCTGGGCGTGCTGAACGAGCGCAACCTGATGGCCACCGGCGCCGGCCGCAGCGTGCTGAGCGTGGCGCTGTTGCAGGACATCGCGGCCATCCCCATCCTGGCGCTGATCCCGCTGCTGGCCTTCGGCGGCGCCGACGGACCGCACGGCCACGGCTGGGCCGAAGGGGCGAAGGTCATCGGCGTCATCGTCGCCATCATCCTGGGCGGCCGGCTGCTGCTGCGGCCGGCACTGCGCTGGATCGCCGGCAGCCGCACGCCCGAGATCTTCACCGCCGCGGCGCTGCTGCTGGTGGTGGCCATCGCGGCGCTGATGCAGGCGGTGGGCCTGTCGATGGCGCTGGGCGCCTTCCTGGCCGGTGTGCTGCTGGCCGAAAGCGAGTACCGGCGCGAGCTGGAAACCGACATCGAGCCCTTCAAGGGCCTGCTGCTGGGCCTGTTCTTCATCGCGGTGGGCATGAGCATCGACTTCCACGTGGTGCTGGCCTCACCCGGGCTGATCGTGGCGCTGGTGTTCGGCTTCTTGCTGCTGAAGGTGGCGGTGCTGGTGGGCATGGGCCGCGGCATGGGCATTCCGCTGGCCGAGCGGCCGGTGTTCGTCATCCTGCTGGCGCAGGGCGGCGAGTTCGGTTTCGTGGTGTTCCAGACCGCGCAGCAGGCCGGCGTCATCACCGCGCCGCAGTCGTCGTTGCTGGCGGCGGTGGTGGCCTTGTCGATGCTGATGTCGCCGCTGCTGCTGGTGCTGTCGGACCGCTGGCTGGTGCCGCGCCTGGCCCGGCAGACGCCGCGCAAGCCCAACGACCCCGCAAGCGAGCTGAAGGAGCCGCAGACCGCGCCGGTCATCATCGCCGGCTTCGGCCGCTACGGGCAGATCGTCGGCCGTCTGCTGTTCGCCAACGGCATTCCCTCCACCGTGCTGGACCACGACGCCGACGCCATCGACACCGTGCGCCGCTTCGGCATACCGGCCTTCTATGGCGACGCCACGCGGCTGGACCTGCTGCGCACGGCCGGCGCGGCCGAGGCGCGGCTGATCGTCATCGCGCTGGACGACGTGGACCAGAGCCTGAAGCTGGTGGACCTGGTCAAGCAGCACTTCCCGGCGCTGACCATCGTGGCACGCGCCCGCAACGTGACCCATTACTACGGCCTGCGCGACCGCGGCGTCGAGCACATCGAACGCGAAACCTTCGACGCGGCGCTGATGACCGGCCGCAGCGCGCTGGAGGTGCTGGGCTGGCAGCCGCATGCGGCGCGCAACCGGGCGATGGTGTTCCGCCGCCACAACCTGGCGCTGCTGGAGCGCATGGCGCCGCACTTCCGCGACGAGGCCAAGCTCATCGCCATCACCAAGCAGGGCCGGCAGCAGCTGGCCGAGCTGTGGGCGCGTGAGCGCGAACAAGCGGCCCAGGGCCGCGGCCAGGTGGACTGGTACGCCCAGCGCGAAGACGAAGGCGCAGCGCCCGCGCCGGAGGACCCGGCGCCGCCGCGCTGA
- the kefF gene encoding glutathione-regulated potassium-efflux system oxidoreductase KefF — MAPTLVLLAHPHLEHSRVHRGLLQALQQAGLAELEVRDLYALYPDYVIDVQAEQEALSRARLVVWQHPMHWYGMPALMKLWVDEVLSFGWAYGPGGHHLRDKDLWLVTSTGGSVHAYSEAGYNRHPFDAFMPPYAQTADLCGMRFLPPKVLHSAQRATDAELQTFAQAYLTKLRRWPDWTLHLSLPEEFTLPVSDSDRPPAE; from the coding sequence TTGGCCCCCACCCTCGTCCTGCTCGCCCATCCCCACCTGGAACACTCGCGCGTGCACCGGGGCCTGCTGCAGGCGCTGCAGCAGGCCGGGCTGGCCGAGCTGGAGGTGCGCGACCTCTACGCGCTCTACCCCGACTACGTGATCGACGTGCAGGCCGAACAGGAGGCGCTGTCGCGGGCCCGGCTGGTGGTGTGGCAGCACCCGATGCACTGGTACGGCATGCCGGCGCTGATGAAGCTGTGGGTGGACGAGGTGCTGTCCTTCGGCTGGGCCTACGGCCCCGGCGGCCACCACCTGCGCGACAAGGACCTGTGGCTGGTCACCTCCACCGGCGGCAGCGTGCATGCCTACAGCGAAGCCGGCTACAACCGCCACCCGTTCGACGCCTTCATGCCCCCTTACGCCCAGACCGCCGACCTGTGCGGCATGCGCTTTCTGCCGCCCAAGGTGCTGCACAGCGCCCAGCGCGCCACCGACGCCGAGCTGCAGACCTTCGCCCAGGCCTACCTGACCAAGCTGCGCCGCTGGCCCGACTGGACGCTGCACCTCTCGCTGCCCGAGGAATTCACCCTGCCCGTGTCGGACAGCGACCGGCCCCCGGCGGAATAA
- a CDS encoding nucleotide-binding protein has protein sequence MPVVVIANPKGGAGKSTVATNTAGWMARQGHAVMLGDVDRQQSSRHWLGLRPPQLPTIRGWEVQRDHIVKPPKGTTHVVLDTPAGLHGKRLDEVMKIADLVLVPLQPSLFDIHATYAFIQELQRHKRSDRVRVGIVANRVREHTLAAEQLRHFLDELGVPVVAQLRDTQNYVQLAAHGLTLWDVAPSRVERDLPQWQPLTQWIAQA, from the coding sequence ATGCCGGTGGTCGTGATCGCAAATCCAAAGGGCGGGGCCGGCAAGAGCACCGTGGCCACCAACACCGCCGGCTGGATGGCCCGCCAGGGCCATGCCGTGATGCTGGGTGACGTGGACCGCCAGCAGTCTTCCCGCCATTGGCTGGGGCTGCGGCCGCCCCAGCTGCCGACCATCCGCGGCTGGGAGGTGCAGCGTGACCACATCGTCAAGCCGCCCAAGGGCACCACCCATGTGGTGCTGGACACGCCGGCCGGCCTGCACGGCAAGCGGCTGGACGAGGTGATGAAGATCGCTGACCTGGTGCTGGTGCCGCTGCAACCCAGCCTGTTCGACATCCATGCCACCTACGCCTTCATCCAGGAGCTGCAGCGCCACAAGCGCAGCGACCGGGTGCGGGTGGGCATCGTGGCCAACCGCGTGCGCGAGCACACGCTGGCGGCCGAGCAGCTGCGCCATTTCCTGGACGAGCTGGGCGTGCCGGTGGTGGCCCAGCTGCGCGACACGCAGAACTACGTGCAGCTGGCGGCCCATGGCCTGACGCTGTGGGACGTGGCCCCGAGCCGCGTGGAACGCGATTTGCCCCAGTGGCAGCCGCTGACGCAATGGATCGCCCAGGCATGA
- a CDS encoding MaoC family dehydratase — protein sequence MKKTYRFDELPERVGQVLGTSDWITVDQRRIDLFAEATEDRQWIHVDPQRAAEGPFKTTIAHGFLTLSLLPEFGATAFEVTGTRMGVNYGLNRVRFTSPVPAGSRLRGHFKLLACDAIEGGVQLTCEVTVECEGMAKPVCIAESLGRRYH from the coding sequence ATGAAGAAGACCTACCGTTTTGACGAGCTGCCCGAGCGGGTGGGCCAGGTGCTGGGCACCAGCGACTGGATCACCGTGGACCAGCGGCGCATCGACCTGTTCGCCGAGGCCACCGAAGACCGCCAGTGGATCCACGTCGATCCGCAGCGCGCGGCCGAGGGGCCGTTCAAGACCACCATCGCGCACGGTTTCCTCACGTTGTCGCTGCTGCCCGAGTTCGGTGCCACCGCCTTTGAGGTGACGGGCACGCGCATGGGCGTGAATTACGGCCTGAACCGCGTGCGCTTCACTTCGCCGGTGCCGGCCGGCAGCCGGCTGCGCGGCCACTTCAAGCTGCTGGCCTGCGATGCGATCGAAGGCGGTGTGCAGCTCACTTGCGAGGTGACGGTGGAATGCGAAGGCATGGCCAAGCCTGTCTGCATCGCCGAGTCGCTCGGCCGTCGATATCACTGA
- a CDS encoding alpha/beta fold hydrolase, translating into MHITIEPGVRLFVDIEGPGLVPDGAGWREKPTLIVLHGGPGFDHSSFKPLFSQLADVAQIVYYDHRGHGRSSPRPLAECTLDLLADDLVRLCEVLGIARPIVLGQSFGGFVAQRYIARHPSHPLRVVLSSTSPHLGLARKLAMFERLGGEPARAAAEAFWSRPAADTWAVYDRLCMPLYNTRPPADPQAKARAHFTPEILFHWAAGEQQGMDLLPGLARAQCPVLVLAGEQDPVCPLADAQDIAAALPLRWSRFTGIADAGHGTWRDQPEAAMARLRAFIDEGV; encoded by the coding sequence ATGCACATCACCATCGAGCCGGGCGTCCGGCTGTTCGTCGACATCGAAGGTCCGGGTCTGGTGCCCGACGGCGCCGGTTGGCGCGAGAAGCCCACGCTGATCGTGCTGCACGGCGGGCCGGGCTTCGACCACAGCAGCTTCAAGCCGCTGTTCTCGCAGCTGGCCGACGTGGCGCAGATCGTCTACTACGACCATCGCGGCCATGGCCGCAGCAGCCCGCGGCCGCTGGCCGAATGCACGCTCGATCTGCTGGCCGACGATCTCGTGCGGCTGTGCGAGGTGCTGGGCATCGCGCGGCCCATCGTGCTTGGCCAGTCCTTCGGCGGCTTCGTCGCGCAGCGCTACATCGCCCGGCATCCGTCGCATCCGCTGCGGGTGGTGCTGTCCAGCACCTCGCCGCACCTGGGGCTGGCGCGCAAGCTGGCGATGTTCGAGCGGCTGGGCGGTGAGCCCGCCCGCGCCGCGGCCGAAGCCTTCTGGAGCCGACCCGCCGCCGACACCTGGGCGGTGTACGACCGCCTGTGCATGCCGCTGTACAACACCCGGCCACCGGCCGATCCGCAGGCCAAGGCGCGCGCGCATTTCACGCCCGAGATCCTGTTCCACTGGGCCGCGGGTGAGCAGCAGGGCATGGACCTGCTGCCCGGCCTGGCCCGGGCGCAATGCCCGGTGCTGGTGCTGGCCGGTGAACAAGACCCGGTGTGCCCGCTGGCCGATGCCCAGGACATCGCCGCCGCGCTGCCGCTGCGCTGGTCGCGTTTCACCGGCATCGCCGACGCCGGCCACGGCACCTGGCGCGACCAGCCCGAGGCCGCGATGGCGCGGCTGCGCGCCTTCATCGACGAGGGCGTCTGA
- a CDS encoding LysR substrate-binding domain-containing protein: MVTARIPPINCLLSFEALARLRSVSQAADELSVTPSAVSHRIRQLESQLGLKLFERGDFSLTADGSAYLGQVRSAIKLLAQPPEAVRSPRMTQLRLAVTPTFSRQILLPKLALFRHAYPDVELILQVSIPLLNITAESADLELRYGHGGYPGFESRRVLSDEVFPVCSPEYLHEFGPFDGFDTAERVGRARLIRSPLEPWRTWFDACGIHLPEPREGSQFNDVGLMLDAAVAGFGVALSRSKLGMAWVDSGRLVRLSPRSVASPYHHFICWKPGTLERWECAAFVDWLTETLTSS, encoded by the coding sequence ATGGTCACCGCCCGCATCCCGCCGATCAACTGCCTGCTGAGTTTCGAGGCGCTGGCGCGGCTGCGCAGCGTGAGCCAGGCGGCCGATGAACTGAGCGTGACGCCCAGCGCGGTGAGCCACCGCATCCGCCAGCTGGAGTCGCAGCTGGGGCTCAAGCTGTTCGAGCGCGGCGACTTCAGCCTCACCGCCGACGGCAGCGCTTACCTGGGCCAGGTGCGCTCGGCCATCAAGCTGCTGGCGCAGCCGCCCGAGGCGGTGCGCTCGCCGCGCATGACGCAGCTGCGTCTGGCGGTCACGCCCACCTTCTCGCGGCAGATCCTGCTGCCCAAGCTGGCGCTGTTCCGCCACGCTTACCCCGACGTCGAGCTGATCCTGCAGGTGTCGATCCCGCTGCTCAACATCACCGCCGAGAGTGCCGACCTGGAGCTTCGCTACGGCCATGGCGGCTACCCGGGCTTCGAGAGCCGGCGCGTGCTCAGCGACGAGGTGTTTCCGGTGTGCAGCCCCGAGTACCTGCACGAGTTCGGGCCCTTCGACGGTTTCGACACCGCCGAGCGGGTCGGGCGGGCGCGCCTGATCCGCAGCCCGCTGGAGCCCTGGCGCACCTGGTTCGACGCCTGCGGCATCCACCTGCCCGAGCCGCGCGAAGGCTCGCAGTTCAACGACGTGGGCCTGATGCTGGACGCGGCCGTGGCCGGCTTCGGCGTGGCCTTGTCGCGCAGCAAGCTGGGCATGGCCTGGGTGGACTCGGGCCGCCTGGTGCGGCTGTCGCCGCGCAGCGTGGCCTCGCCCTACCACCACTTCATCTGCTGGAAACCCGGCACGCTGGAGCGGTGGGAGTGCGCCGCCTTCGTCGACTGGCTGACCGAGACGCTCACCTCATCTTGA
- a CDS encoding methyl-accepting chemotaxis protein gives MRQNLPVTQREFDYAADATLMSSTDTQSHITYANEAFIQVSGFERDDLMGQPHNLVRHPDMPREAFADMWATLKDGQSWTALVKNRRRDGDHYWVRANATPVVRGGQVVGYMSVRTKPSTEEVQAAEAAYKDFREGRAGRRRFHRGLIVYGGLMAWRSIGQTMPIRWRLALPVLAIAATGLLGAWGLGLPAVGLLELGLLLSAVTALMLWTLQRQVVKPLRQVLKQAQAVAAGTTGRNLHFNRIDEIGMLMRAVNQSGLNLKSLVDDVGQQIDSLRRSSDEIADGNHDLSARTEQTAGQLRQTAESMGQMTTTVRNNTDTARSASSLAAEASSAASRGGDVVGRVVGTMSEISTSSRRISDIIGTIDGIAFQTNILALNAAVEAARAGEQGRGFAVVASEVRGLAQRSADAAKEIKQLIQASVEKVEAGTALVDDAGQAMTDIVSKVSQVTNLISHISEASNEQISGIVLVNTAVASLDDATQQNASLVQQSAQSAASLQTRAQRLEEAIDVFKMR, from the coding sequence ATGAGACAAAACCTGCCGGTCACCCAACGCGAGTTCGACTACGCCGCCGACGCCACCTTGATGTCGAGCACCGACACACAGAGCCACATCACCTACGCCAACGAAGCGTTCATCCAGGTCAGCGGCTTCGAGCGCGACGACCTGATGGGTCAGCCGCACAATCTGGTGCGGCACCCCGACATGCCGCGCGAGGCCTTTGCCGACATGTGGGCGACCCTAAAGGACGGCCAGTCTTGGACCGCGCTGGTGAAGAACCGCCGCCGCGACGGCGACCATTACTGGGTGCGTGCCAATGCCACGCCGGTGGTGCGGGGTGGCCAGGTGGTGGGCTACATGTCGGTGCGCACCAAGCCCTCGACCGAGGAGGTGCAGGCCGCCGAGGCCGCGTACAAGGACTTCCGCGAAGGCCGGGCCGGCCGCCGCCGCTTCCACCGCGGGCTGATCGTGTACGGCGGCCTGATGGCCTGGCGCTCGATCGGCCAGACCATGCCCATCCGCTGGCGGCTGGCGCTGCCGGTGCTGGCCATCGCCGCCACCGGCCTGCTGGGCGCCTGGGGACTGGGCCTGCCGGCCGTGGGCCTGCTGGAGCTGGGCCTGCTGCTGTCGGCAGTGACCGCGCTGATGCTGTGGACCCTGCAGCGCCAGGTGGTGAAGCCGCTGCGCCAGGTGCTCAAGCAGGCGCAGGCGGTGGCGGCCGGCACCACCGGCCGCAACCTGCACTTCAACCGCATCGACGAGATCGGCATGCTGATGCGGGCGGTCAACCAGTCGGGCCTGAACCTGAAGTCGCTGGTGGACGACGTGGGCCAGCAGATCGACAGCCTGCGCCGCTCCAGCGACGAGATCGCCGATGGCAACCACGACCTCAGCGCGCGGACGGAACAGACGGCCGGCCAGCTGCGGCAGACGGCCGAATCGATGGGGCAGATGACCACCACGGTGCGCAACAACACCGACACCGCCCGCTCGGCCAGCAGCCTGGCGGCCGAAGCCAGCAGCGCCGCCAGCCGCGGCGGCGACGTGGTGGGCCGGGTGGTGGGCACGATGAGCGAGATCAGCACCAGTTCACGCCGCATCAGCGACATCATCGGCACCATCGACGGCATCGCCTTCCAGACCAACATCCTGGCGCTGAACGCCGCGGTGGAAGCCGCGCGCGCCGGCGAGCAGGGCCGCGGCTTCGCGGTGGTGGCCTCCGAAGTGCGCGGCCTGGCCCAGCGCTCGGCCGATGCCGCCAAGGAGATCAAGCAGCTCATCCAGGCCAGCGTGGAAAAGGTGGAAGCCGGCACGGCGCTGGTGGATGACGCCGGCCAGGCGATGACCGACATCGTGAGCAAGGTGTCGCAGGTGACCAACCTGATCTCGCACATCAGCGAGGCGTCGAACGAGCAGATCAGCGGCATCGTGCTGGTCAACACCGCCGTCGCCAGCCTGGACGACGCCACCCAGCAGAACGCCAGCCTGGTTCAGCAGAGTGCGCAGTCGGCCGCTTCGCTGCAGACCCGCGCACAGCGGCTGGAAGAGGCCATCGACGTGTTCAAGATGAGGTGA
- a CDS encoding L-lactate permease → MVWQQVYDPFGNMLISTLLGAIPVVVMLVGLGFLHMKAHIAAGAGLVAALLIAIFAYGMPAGMAGRAAMLGGFTGLLPIGWIVLNIIFLHQLTEKHGSFKVLQDSIAGITQDRRLQLLLIAFAFGAFFEGAAGFGTPVAVTAAILIGLGFSPLAASGLSLIANTAPVAFGALGTPVITLAKVHGYDLMEVTAMIGRQLPFFSLLVPFWLIWAFAGRKAMWEIWPAILVTGGTFAIAQFGVSNYIGPELVDIIAAIVSMVALVAFLRVWQPKKIWTSTSLKGHEEGSGPAKPPEAITRHSREAVIQAWTPWAILTVFVFVWGLPPVKTYLNSLFAPAFPIAGLHNMVQKMPPVVPTPHPEAAVYTLNLLSATGTGILLAALLGGLIMRFNIVQLVGQFLRTIWLVRYSLLTIVLMLALGTLTRFSGTDTTLGLAFANTGVFYPFFGTLMGWIGVALTGSDTASNVLFGGMQKVAAEQLGLSANLMGAANSSGGVMGKMIDAQSIVVASTATRWFNHEGDILRYVFFHSIALASLVGILVTLQAYVYPFTLMVVH, encoded by the coding sequence TTGGTCTGGCAACAGGTATACGACCCGTTCGGCAACATGCTCATCAGCACCCTGCTCGGGGCCATCCCGGTGGTGGTGATGCTGGTGGGTCTGGGCTTCCTGCACATGAAGGCCCACATCGCCGCTGGTGCGGGCCTGGTGGCCGCGCTGCTGATCGCCATCTTCGCGTACGGCATGCCGGCCGGCATGGCCGGCCGCGCGGCCATGCTGGGCGGTTTCACCGGCCTGCTGCCCATCGGCTGGATCGTGCTCAACATCATCTTTCTGCACCAGCTGACCGAGAAGCATGGTTCCTTCAAGGTGCTGCAGGACTCCATCGCCGGGATCACCCAGGACCGCCGGCTGCAGCTGCTGCTCATCGCCTTCGCCTTCGGCGCCTTCTTTGAGGGCGCGGCCGGCTTCGGCACCCCGGTGGCGGTGACGGCCGCGATCCTGATCGGCCTGGGCTTCTCGCCGCTGGCCGCCTCGGGCCTGAGCCTGATCGCCAACACCGCGCCGGTGGCCTTCGGCGCGCTGGGCACGCCGGTGATCACGCTGGCCAAGGTGCACGGCTACGACCTGATGGAAGTCACCGCGATGATCGGCCGCCAGCTGCCGTTCTTCTCGCTGCTGGTGCCCTTCTGGCTGATCTGGGCCTTTGCCGGCCGCAAGGCGATGTGGGAGATCTGGCCCGCCATCCTGGTGACCGGCGGCACCTTCGCCATCGCGCAGTTCGGCGTGTCCAACTACATCGGCCCCGAGCTGGTGGACATCATCGCGGCCATCGTCTCGATGGTGGCCCTGGTGGCCTTCCTGCGCGTGTGGCAGCCCAAGAAGATCTGGACCAGCACGTCGCTCAAGGGCCATGAGGAAGGCAGCGGCCCGGCCAAGCCGCCCGAGGCGATCACCCGCCATTCGCGCGAAGCGGTGATCCAGGCCTGGACGCCCTGGGCCATCCTCACCGTGTTCGTGTTCGTCTGGGGCCTGCCGCCGGTCAAGACCTACCTGAACAGCCTGTTCGCGCCCGCCTTCCCGATCGCCGGCCTGCACAACATGGTGCAGAAGATGCCGCCGGTGGTGCCCACGCCGCACCCTGAAGCCGCGGTCTACACCCTCAACCTGCTGTCGGCCACCGGCACCGGCATCCTGCTGGCCGCGCTGCTGGGCGGGCTGATCATGCGCTTCAACATCGTGCAGCTGGTGGGCCAGTTCCTGCGCACCATCTGGCTGGTGCGCTACTCGCTGCTCACCATCGTGCTGATGCTGGCGCTGGGCACGCTGACGCGCTTCTCGGGCACCGACACCACGCTGGGCCTGGCCTTCGCAAACACCGGCGTGTTCTACCCGTTCTTCGGTACGCTCATGGGCTGGATCGGCGTGGCGCTGACCGGCTCCGACACCGCATCGAACGTGCTGTTCGGCGGTATGCAGAAGGTGGCGGCCGAGCAGCTGGGCCTGTCGGCCAACCTGATGGGCGCAGCCAACAGCTCGGGCGGCGTGATGGGCAAGATGATCGATGCCCAGTCCATCGTGGTGGCCTCCACCGCCACGCGCTGGTTCAACCATGAAGGCGACATCCTGCGCTACGTGTTCTTCCATTCCATCGCGCTGGCCAGCCTGGTGGGAATCCTGGTCACGTTGCAGGCGTACGTCTATCCGTTCACGTTGATGGTGGTGCATTGA
- a CDS encoding alpha-hydroxy acid oxidase produces the protein MPVITNIEDLRVLAEKRVPRMFYDYADSGSWTEGTYRANESDFQRLKLRQRVAVNMENRSTATTMVGVPARMPVAIAPVGLTGMQHADGEIHAARAALKFGIPFTLSTMSICSIEDIAAATQQPFWFQLYMMRDRDAMARMIDRCKAANCSALVLTLDLQVIGQRHKDLKNGLTAPPRPTLRNILNLMTKPAWCLGMAGTRRRTFGNLVGHVKGVSDMNSLASWTNEQFDPRLSWADIEWVKKQWGGKLILKGIMEVEDARLAADIGADAIVVSNHGGRQLDGAPSSITALPPIVEAVGHRTEVWMDGGIRSGQDVLKAWALGARGTMIGRAMVYGLGAMGEAGVTRALQIIHKELDVTMAFCGHTNIQNVDASILLTPQRTGDSRYFA, from the coding sequence ATGCCGGTGATCACCAACATCGAAGACCTGCGGGTGCTGGCCGAAAAGCGCGTGCCCCGCATGTTCTACGACTATGCCGATTCCGGCTCGTGGACCGAAGGCACCTACCGCGCCAACGAAAGCGACTTCCAGCGCCTGAAGCTGCGCCAGCGCGTGGCGGTGAACATGGAAAACCGCAGCACCGCCACCACCATGGTGGGCGTGCCGGCGCGCATGCCGGTGGCCATCGCCCCGGTGGGGCTCACCGGCATGCAGCATGCGGATGGCGAGATCCATGCCGCCCGCGCGGCGCTGAAGTTCGGCATCCCGTTCACGCTGTCGACGATGAGCATCTGCTCCATCGAGGACATCGCGGCGGCCACGCAGCAGCCCTTCTGGTTCCAGCTGTACATGATGCGCGATCGCGATGCGATGGCCCGCATGATCGACCGCTGCAAGGCCGCGAACTGCAGCGCGCTGGTGCTGACGCTGGACCTGCAGGTGATCGGCCAGCGCCACAAGGACCTGAAGAACGGCCTGACCGCGCCGCCGCGGCCCACGCTGCGCAACATCCTCAACCTGATGACCAAGCCCGCCTGGTGCCTGGGCATGGCGGGCACGCGGCGCCGCACCTTCGGCAACCTGGTGGGCCATGTGAAGGGCGTGAGCGACATGAACTCGCTGGCCTCCTGGACCAACGAGCAGTTCGACCCGCGCCTGTCGTGGGCCGACATCGAGTGGGTCAAGAAGCAGTGGGGCGGCAAGCTCATCCTCAAGGGCATCATGGAGGTCGAGGACGCGCGGCTGGCCGCCGACATCGGCGCCGACGCCATCGTGGTGAGCAACCACGGCGGCCGCCAGCTCGACGGCGCGCCTTCGTCCATCACCGCGCTGCCGCCCATCGTGGAAGCGGTGGGCCACCGCACCGAGGTGTGGATGGACGGCGGCATCCGCAGCGGCCAGGACGTGCTCAAGGCCTGGGCGCTGGGCGCGCGTGGCACCATGATCGGCCGCGCGATGGTCTATGGCCTGGGGGCGATGGGCGAAGCCGGTGTCACCCGCGCGCTGCAGATCATCCACAAGGAGCTGGACGTGACCATGGCTTTTTGCGGCCACACCAACATCCAGAACGTCGACGCCAGCATCCTGCTGACGCCGCAGCGCACGGGCGATTCGCGTTACTTCGCCTGA